Within Alteromonas sp. LMIT006, the genomic segment GTGGCGCCGATGTTGCAGAGGTGCATCGGGAAGAAGCTGCGGAGCAACCCCTAAATCGACTTGGTACCGCAGAGGAAGTGGCCGGGTATGCGGCATTTCTGCTTTCAGACGAGGCGAGCTTTATTACAGGTTCTTTGGCAATGATGGACGGTGGATATACTGTGCGATGAACTTCATCGACCCACATATCCATCTTTGGGATACAGACCAAGGTGATTATCACTGGCTACACAACACGAATAATTTACCTTTGCACGTCAATGATTCAGCGATAACGTGTGAGGCTTATGTGCACGTTGAGGCGGGCTTTGATAATAATCAACCTTGGCGAGAACTGACCTGGCTTGAGTCTGTTGCAACCAAACCAATGCGGGCAGTGGCAACGCTTGATTTGACACTGTCCACTGCTTCATTCGTCGAAAGCTTGCGGCATTACGCAAAACATCCTTTTTGCGTAGGAGGTCGACATATTTTGGACAATGATGCGCTAGATTTATTGCACAACGCTCAAATACTCGACAATCTAGATACATTGGCGCAACATGGATACTTATTTGAGGCGCAATTTGATGTTGCCGATCAAGCGGTGGTTGCGCGAGTGTGTGAACTATTACTAGCGAACCCGGACTGGCAATGGGTCATCAATCATGCGGGCTATCCAGTGTTATCGGCAGTTGATCAAGAGCAGTGGCGCGTTGGAATCCATTGGCTATCTAAAATTCCCTCGTTAATGGTAAAGTGTTCTGGTTTTGAAATGCAAGAGAGAGATTTTGCTTGGGAAGATGCCCTGCGAGTGATTGACCATTGTATTACGAGTTTTGGTGAAAATCGCGTGATGCTGGCAAGTAACTATCCATTATTGACTTGGCGAATGTCTTATAATGAATATTGGGCGTATTTAACTCAGGCCTATGCCGATAGACCTGAGTTGTTTTATGACAATGCACAGCGCACGTATTTTGCCAACACTTAGTTAAGTTGGATTGAGCCTATTTCACTGTCACATGAGGAGAACGTTTCACTACCTCATCATTGAGTTCAATGCCAATCCCAGGTAAATCTGGCACCTTAAATGAGCCATTTTCTGGTTGATAATCTTGAATACACAGCTCGCGGTTCCAGTGCTTAATCGCATAGGTGTGGTGCTCGTGAATCAAGAAATTCGGGATCGCGGCCTCAAGCTGTAACGCCGCTGCCGTTGCCACAGGTCCACCGCACACATGCGCTTGGACGCGAATATCGTAGGTATCAGCGTAATCACAGACTTTTTTCGCTTCAGTAAAGCCACCGCTCAAGCCCACATCGGGTTGCAGTACATCAATACTTTGGTCCTCAAAGTACGGACGCACATCCCAGCGATGATACAATCGTTCACCACCGGCAATCGGGACCGTTAACTTGTCTGCAACCTTCTTGTGTACCGCAGAGTTGAGGTAATTCACCGGCTCTTCAAACATCATGCAGCCCACTTCTTCAATGACAGCTCCCATTTGAATCGCTGAAGCACAGCCCATTAGCGAGTGCGCTTCAAAGATAATATCGACATCATCACCGACTTCGCTGCGGATTGCTCTTAAACGGTCGCCAAACAGCTTCATTTGCTTAGGTGTAAACAGCTTGGTGCGGTCAAAGCTCGATTCGCCATGTTCATCATACACAATCGGATCTACTTTCACGGCATCATAGCCCTCGTCCATGGCTTTGCGAGCCGCGGCTGCATATTCTTCTGGGTGAATGAGTTTGGTGCATTCTTTATCCCAATCAAATTGTAACTGAGAGGCATAAGTGCGTAAATTATCGTTGGTCTTGCCGCCGAGTAGTTGATAGACCGGTACATTTAAAGCTTTACCTTTAATATCCCATAAAGCAGTGTCAATGGCTGACATGGCTGAATATAGAATTGGTCCGCCACCTAAGCCCCAAAAGCTTTCGCGTAGCATGCGTGACCATAGTGCTTCAGTCTTGAATGGGTCATAACCAATCAGCACCGCTTCTGCGATTTCTTTGATCATGGCTGCCGCTGCACTGTGTCCCCAGTCATAAGCAAGACCTGCTTCCCCCACACCATGAATACCTTCATCGGTATGAATACGCACAAAAATTGGGTTCCAAGGTGGACGGTCAGGGCAGTGTATATCGAATATCTCAACGTGGGTAATCTTCATTGGGTTCTCTTATATGTGTAAATTATTGATCAAAGTCGGGAAAAACCGCCTTGACTCGACGCAACATGGCTGGCCATGCTTTTTGTCCACCGGTCTGGCCTGTATGGACGATATTCGCTTGGGCTTTAATGTTAGGGACGATATGTTCTGGCAGGTAGATAAGCTCAGCACCAGATTGTTGCATTTTGAGCTGAATCTGACAGGCGCGGATTAAGTCATACATGTGCATAAACGCATCGCCAATCGTTTGTCCAACGGTTAAGGCACCATGATTGGGTAACAGCATAAAATTAGCATCGCCCAAATCCGCTTGCAGGCGCTTACATTCGCCCTCATCCACGGCAAGCCCTTCGTAATCATGGTATGACATAGATGCGAGCGCAAATGCCGCGTATTGGCTCAAAGGCAGCAATCCGTGTTTTTGTGAGGCCACCGCGATCGCATCGTCTTGGTGGATGTGAATCACACAGGTAGCGTCATCTCTTGCCGCATGCACCGCACTGTGAATAGTAAATCCAGCAGGGTTAATAGCAAAAGGACAATCCTCTTGGATAATATTGCCATCGATATCGATTTTGACCAAATTAGATGCATTGACTTCGCTAAACGTCAGGCCAAAAGGATTAATCAAAAAGTGCTCCGTCCCAGGGACTTTTGCGCTTACATGGGTATAAATTAAATCGTCCCATTGGTGTAGGACGAGTAATTTATAGCATGCTGCTAAGTCAATACGCATTTGCCA encodes:
- a CDS encoding amidohydrolase — translated: MNFIDPHIHLWDTDQGDYHWLHNTNNLPLHVNDSAITCEAYVHVEAGFDNNQPWRELTWLESVATKPMRAVATLDLTLSTASFVESLRHYAKHPFCVGGRHILDNDALDLLHNAQILDNLDTLAQHGYLFEAQFDVADQAVVARVCELLLANPDWQWVINHAGYPVLSAVDQEQWRVGIHWLSKIPSLMVKCSGFEMQERDFAWEDALRVIDHCITSFGENRVMLASNYPLLTWRMSYNEYWAYLTQAYADRPELFYDNAQRTYFANT
- a CDS encoding mandelate racemase/muconate lactonizing enzyme family protein, translated to MKITHVEIFDIHCPDRPPWNPIFVRIHTDEGIHGVGEAGLAYDWGHSAAAAMIKEIAEAVLIGYDPFKTEALWSRMLRESFWGLGGGPILYSAMSAIDTALWDIKGKALNVPVYQLLGGKTNDNLRTYASQLQFDWDKECTKLIHPEEYAAAARKAMDEGYDAVKVDPIVYDEHGESSFDRTKLFTPKQMKLFGDRLRAIRSEVGDDVDIIFEAHSLMGCASAIQMGAVIEEVGCMMFEEPVNYLNSAVHKKVADKLTVPIAGGERLYHRWDVRPYFEDQSIDVLQPDVGLSGGFTEAKKVCDYADTYDIRVQAHVCGGPVATAAALQLEAAIPNFLIHEHHTYAIKHWNRELCIQDYQPENGSFKVPDLPGIGIELNDEVVKRSPHVTVK
- a CDS encoding class II aldolase/adducin family protein, whose translation is MMDIPTPDLAGKISPEEWQMRIDLAACYKLLVLHQWDDLIYTHVSAKVPGTEHFLINPFGLTFSEVNASNLVKIDIDGNIIQEDCPFAINPAGFTIHSAVHAARDDATCVIHIHQDDAIAVASQKHGLLPLSQYAAFALASMSYHDYEGLAVDEGECKRLQADLGDANFMLLPNHGALTVGQTIGDAFMHMYDLIRACQIQLKMQQSGAELIYLPEHIVPNIKAQANIVHTGQTGGQKAWPAMLRRVKAVFPDFDQ